In Desulfofundulus kuznetsovii DSM 6115, the following are encoded in one genomic region:
- a CDS encoding LytR/AlgR family response regulator transcription factor, producing the protein MTGSVLKIVIADDDEPICNLLSDILGTFEGVVVTGKASNGRNLLKLVKDTGPDAVFLDIQMPGLDGLSAVHQLQRQHPGIFIVFITAYPQYAAEAFNLDAVDYLIKPLNRERIGRTLDKLKRFKEMRTAGGKEHRPYPGPGGSSKTTPDNHTKLTIKRGHGIIIINTDSIFFVEKVGKKCVIHTDSGLYETSEQLSLLERRLDPARFFRCHKSFIININRVEKVLPYADRAYEVTFRNYPARVTMRREKFEAFCLMIQK; encoded by the coding sequence ATGACGGGCTCAGTATTAAAGATAGTAATTGCCGATGATGACGAGCCCATCTGCAATCTGTTAAGCGATATACTGGGCACATTCGAGGGTGTCGTTGTCACCGGCAAAGCCAGCAATGGCAGGAATCTCCTGAAACTGGTAAAGGATACCGGGCCGGACGCCGTTTTTCTCGACATCCAGATGCCCGGGCTGGACGGCCTTTCGGCTGTTCACCAGCTACAAAGGCAGCACCCCGGCATCTTTATCGTTTTCATCACCGCCTACCCCCAGTATGCCGCCGAAGCATTTAACCTGGACGCCGTGGATTACCTGATCAAGCCCCTTAACCGGGAACGAATAGGGCGAACACTGGACAAATTAAAGCGCTTCAAAGAGATGCGAACCGCCGGGGGTAAAGAACACCGGCCGTACCCCGGGCCGGGCGGCAGCTCAAAAACCACGCCGGACAACCACACAAAACTCACCATTAAAAGAGGACACGGGATTATCATCATAAACACGGACAGCATTTTTTTCGTAGAAAAAGTGGGCAAAAAGTGCGTCATCCACACGGACTCCGGACTCTACGAAACATCAGAGCAGCTTTCCCTACTCGAGCGAAGGCTTGACCCCGCCCGGTTCTTTCGCTGCCACAAAAGTTTCATCATCAACATCAACCGCGTGGAAAAGGTTTTACCCTATGCGGACCGTGCCTATGAAGTGACTTTCCGTAACTACCCCGCCAGGGTAACCATGCGCCGGGAGAAGTTTGAGGCCTTTTGCCTCATGATTCAGAAATGA
- a CDS encoding HD domain-containing phosphohydrolase, which yields MPVIDLARLLVNLSLALDFSRRGLMRHHQRVALVALRIGEAAGISFEERLDLFKAAIIHDAGAVTWPEKDALEAFDIQDPWEHCRRGHQFVSDVDILAPAAEIILSHHDRWRGDNPSGKAGAGIPLAARIIHLADRLDVLLTDREYILDQREPIIKQIQLLSGRVFDPDLVEIFMRLARAESFWLDITAPCLTENLLGLVGRQIFIVDLTQLMPVARLFARVIDAKSPFTHRHSRGVAAVARHLARHMGMGEGECLLMEMAGLLHDLGKLTVPEEILEKPGRLTEKEFNRIKQHTYYTYWLLKPFDDQLSLARWAAYHHEKLNGQGYPFRLAGSQLCLGSRIMAVSDMFTALKEDRPYRPGLSWAEIERIIGAQVQEGALDGRVVGALFDSRRELEEMWGELTIAGDRCELDLKRN from the coding sequence ATGCCCGTAATAGACCTGGCCCGGCTGCTCGTCAACCTGTCCCTGGCCCTGGATTTCTCCCGCCGGGGTTTAATGCGCCATCACCAGCGGGTGGCCCTGGTTGCCCTGCGCATTGGTGAAGCCGCGGGGATATCTTTTGAGGAGCGTTTAGATCTTTTTAAAGCGGCAATTATCCACGATGCCGGAGCGGTTACCTGGCCCGAAAAGGATGCCCTGGAGGCCTTCGATATCCAGGATCCCTGGGAACACTGCCGGCGGGGCCATCAATTTGTTTCCGATGTGGACATTTTAGCTCCCGCCGCCGAAATCATTCTCTCCCACCACGATCGCTGGCGGGGAGACAACCCTTCCGGGAAGGCGGGGGCCGGCATCCCCCTGGCGGCCCGGATTATTCACCTGGCCGACCGCCTGGATGTTTTGTTGACCGACCGGGAATACATCCTGGATCAAAGAGAGCCCATTATCAAGCAGATTCAATTGCTGTCGGGAAGGGTTTTTGACCCCGACCTGGTGGAGATTTTCATGCGCCTGGCCAGGGCGGAAAGCTTCTGGTTGGATATTACGGCCCCCTGTCTGACCGAAAATTTACTGGGCCTGGTGGGAAGACAGATTTTCATTGTCGATCTAACTCAGCTGATGCCCGTGGCCCGGCTTTTTGCCCGGGTAATTGACGCTAAAAGCCCCTTTACCCACCGCCATTCCCGGGGGGTGGCCGCGGTGGCCCGTCACCTGGCCCGGCACATGGGGATGGGTGAGGGGGAGTGCCTGCTGATGGAAATGGCGGGTCTGCTGCATGACCTGGGTAAGCTCACGGTACCCGAGGAAATCCTGGAAAAGCCCGGGCGTTTAACCGAAAAAGAGTTTAACCGGATTAAGCAGCATACTTACTATACATACTGGCTGCTTAAACCTTTCGACGATCAGCTTTCCCTGGCCCGGTGGGCGGCCTACCATCACGAAAAACTGAACGGCCAGGGCTATCCTTTCCGGCTGGCAGGTTCCCAGCTATGCCTGGGGTCGCGGATTATGGCGGTAAGTGATATGTTTACGGCCTTAAAAGAGGACCGGCCTTACCGGCCCGGCCTTTCCTGGGCCGAGATAGAACGCATTATCGGCGCCCAGGTGCAGGAGGGAGCGCTGGACGGCCGGGTGGTGGGGGCTTTATTTGACAGCCGGCGGGAGCTGGAAGAAATGTGGGGTGAACTAACTATAGCCGGGGACCGCTGTGAACTGGATTTAAAAAGAAATTAG
- the glgP gene encoding alpha-glucan family phosphorylase: MYFIRTVTVAPKLPDKISRLGELARNLWFSWNPQAQELFRRINSSLWEEVKHNPVCFLLNVSQDQLERVAKSESFLLLYNQVMEDLNQYMTAQTWFNRQYPEHNNHVIAYFSAEFGVHESHPTYSGGLGLLAGDHCKSASDLGLPFVGVGLLYKNGYFTQRINREGWQEAHYPYLNFYQMPITPVTHPDGSTLYVPVELPGRTVYLKIWQMRVGRVHVYLLDADVTRNNMADRALTGQLYGGDRETRICQEILLGIGGVRVLRALNIHPLAWHINEGHAAFLLIERIRELVQAGVPVNAAVEAVRAGTLFTTHTPVPAGHDVFSAEMIDKYFNHLYSQLNMEREDFLALGWDDEQKVFNMTLLALRLSSYCNGVSKLHGQVTRQMFRRFYPGIPMEEIPISSITNGVHIGSWLAPELQELFDRYLEADWRQNCCNRQAWEQVSAIPAEELWEVHCRLKEKMIRIARDNLRGQRLRNQEPALRIREVEQYLDPRILTIGFARRFATYKRANLLLRDKERLARLVSDPVRPIQIIFAGKAHPADRLGQELIKQIYELTNQEPFKGRVVLLEDYDIALARSLLQGVDVWLNTPRRPLEASGTSGQKAAVNGVIHCSILDGWWPEAYDGENGFAVGETREYHDEETQDRDDAYSLFALLEETIIPMYYDRDQKGIPRAWIELMKRSLQTIPPFFNTERMVKEYCQQFYVPAIERNLHLSRNNYEPARHLAAFKERLKENWPRVAITSVKAGDTQAMGVGEPLPIEAVVQLGSLSPEDVTVEIVYGRLDEKCFDSFEHMPGAFCLINANGQLCNINKTAMTVTGQTPEGTYLYRGNLILPQGTVGYTVRVRPANGDFAHIFELPLVAWAPHF; the protein is encoded by the coding sequence ATGTACTTTATCCGTACGGTTACTGTAGCACCCAAACTGCCAGATAAGATCTCCCGCCTGGGTGAGCTGGCCCGGAACCTTTGGTTCAGCTGGAACCCCCAGGCCCAGGAACTTTTCCGGCGTATCAACAGTTCCCTGTGGGAGGAAGTAAAACACAACCCCGTCTGTTTCCTGCTCAACGTCAGCCAGGATCAGCTGGAAAGGGTAGCGAAAAGCGAGTCTTTCCTTTTGCTCTACAACCAGGTAATGGAAGACCTGAACCAGTACATGACTGCTCAAACGTGGTTTAACCGACAATACCCCGAGCATAATAACCACGTTATTGCCTACTTCTCCGCCGAGTTTGGCGTCCATGAATCCCACCCCACCTATTCCGGCGGGCTGGGATTGCTGGCCGGGGATCATTGCAAGTCGGCCAGCGACCTGGGCCTGCCCTTTGTAGGTGTGGGCTTGTTATACAAAAATGGTTACTTCACCCAGCGCATTAACCGGGAGGGCTGGCAGGAAGCCCATTATCCCTACTTAAATTTTTACCAGATGCCCATCACCCCCGTAACCCATCCCGACGGCAGCACGCTGTATGTTCCCGTGGAACTCCCCGGCCGGACCGTATACCTGAAAATATGGCAGATGCGGGTGGGCCGGGTACACGTTTACCTCCTGGACGCCGATGTGACCCGTAATAACATGGCCGACAGGGCTTTAACCGGCCAGCTCTACGGTGGCGACCGGGAAACACGTATTTGCCAGGAAATCCTGCTGGGCATTGGCGGCGTGCGGGTACTGCGCGCCCTGAACATTCACCCCCTGGCCTGGCATATCAACGAAGGCCACGCCGCCTTCCTGCTTATTGAAAGGATCCGGGAGCTGGTTCAGGCCGGAGTACCGGTAAATGCCGCCGTGGAGGCGGTGCGTGCGGGCACCCTGTTTACCACCCACACCCCCGTTCCGGCTGGACACGATGTTTTCAGCGCCGAAATGATCGATAAGTATTTTAATCATTTATACAGTCAATTGAATATGGAGCGGGAAGACTTTCTCGCCCTGGGGTGGGATGATGAGCAAAAGGTGTTCAACATGACCCTCTTGGCCCTGCGTCTTTCCAGCTACTGCAACGGGGTAAGCAAGCTGCACGGCCAGGTAACCAGGCAAATGTTCCGCCGCTTCTATCCGGGCATACCCATGGAGGAAATTCCTATTTCCTCCATCACCAACGGTGTGCATATCGGTAGCTGGCTCGCCCCGGAATTGCAGGAACTGTTCGACCGTTACCTGGAAGCCGACTGGCGGCAGAACTGCTGCAACCGGCAAGCCTGGGAACAAGTTTCGGCCATCCCGGCTGAAGAACTGTGGGAGGTACACTGCCGGTTAAAAGAAAAAATGATCCGTATCGCCCGGGACAACCTGCGCGGTCAGCGCCTGCGCAACCAGGAACCGGCGCTGCGTATCCGGGAAGTGGAGCAATACCTGGACCCCAGAATACTGACCATTGGCTTTGCCCGCCGCTTTGCCACCTATAAAAGGGCCAACCTGCTCCTGCGGGACAAGGAGCGCCTGGCCCGGCTGGTAAGCGATCCGGTGCGCCCGATCCAGATCATCTTTGCCGGGAAGGCTCATCCCGCAGATCGCCTGGGGCAGGAGCTGATCAAACAAATTTACGAACTGACCAACCAGGAACCCTTTAAAGGACGGGTGGTCCTTCTGGAAGACTACGACATCGCCCTGGCCCGGTCCCTGCTGCAGGGAGTGGATGTGTGGCTGAACACTCCCCGCCGCCCCCTGGAGGCCAGCGGCACCAGCGGCCAAAAGGCCGCCGTAAACGGGGTAATTCATTGCAGCATCCTTGACGGCTGGTGGCCCGAGGCCTACGACGGGGAAAACGGCTTTGCCGTGGGAGAAACCAGGGAATACCACGATGAAGAAACCCAGGACCGGGATGATGCCTACTCCCTCTTTGCCCTGCTGGAGGAAACCATTATTCCCATGTATTATGACCGGGATCAAAAGGGAATACCCCGGGCCTGGATCGAGCTGATGAAACGATCTCTGCAAACCATCCCGCCCTTTTTTAACACAGAACGGATGGTTAAAGAATACTGCCAGCAGTTTTATGTGCCGGCCATCGAGCGGAACCTGCACCTCAGCCGCAATAACTACGAACCCGCACGGCATTTAGCCGCCTTTAAAGAAAGGCTCAAGGAAAACTGGCCCCGGGTGGCTATTACATCCGTGAAGGCCGGGGACACCCAGGCCATGGGGGTCGGGGAACCGCTGCCCATCGAAGCCGTGGTGCAGCTGGGCTCCCTTTCACCGGAAGACGTTACCGTGGAGATAGTCTACGGCAGGCTGGACGAAAAATGTTTCGACAGCTTTGAGCACATGCCCGGCGCTTTTTGTTTAATAAATGCCAACGGGCAGTTATGTAACATAAATAAAACAGCCATGACCGTAACGGGACAAACACCCGAAGGGACATACCTTTACAGGGGCAATCTCATCCTGCCCCAGGGCACCGTCGGCTACACCGTCAGGGTCCGCCCTGCAAACGGCGATTTTGCCCACATCTTTGAGTTGCCCCTGGTCGCCTGGGCCCCGCATTTTTAA
- the thrC gene encoding threonine synthase, translated as MLYQSTRGNSQPVSAAGAIKLGIAPDGGLFVPDRPVFVTAGELALMAGMTYQERAASILQLFLTDFTSGEIRECVQGAYDREKFDVPEVAPLQKLDEHLYVLELWHGPTCAFKDMALQILPRLLPRAVKKTGEDREIAILVATSGDTGKAALEGFRDVPGTRIIVFFPARGVSEVQRLQMITQEGRNVHVVAVEGNFDQTQSGVKAIFTDPAVNAAIDRRGYRFSSANSINWGRLVPQIVYYFSAYADLLARGEIASGETVNFVVPTGNFGNILAAFYARRMGLPVKRLICAANRNNVLTDFIRTGTYDRTREFYRTISPSMDILISSNLERLLYEVTGGDAARVREWMGALQTAGRYQVDGETLEKIQAVFWSDFAGDPATMETIRNTYRQYGYLMDTHTAVGKYVYDRYVEATGDTGKTVIASTASPFKFNQSVATAILGEEAVRGKGEFELLETLSRATGLPIPKGLKNLDKKPVRHTLTVAPEEMKRVVQELLTGRN; from the coding sequence ATGTTATACCAGAGTACCAGGGGAAATAGCCAGCCGGTGAGTGCCGCCGGAGCCATCAAGCTGGGCATTGCTCCCGACGGGGGGCTGTTTGTGCCCGACCGCCCGGTTTTTGTGACCGCCGGCGAGCTGGCCTTGATGGCCGGAATGACTTACCAGGAACGGGCGGCAAGCATACTGCAATTGTTTCTTACTGACTTCACCTCCGGTGAAATCAGGGAATGCGTACAGGGAGCCTACGACCGGGAAAAGTTTGACGTGCCGGAAGTTGCCCCGCTGCAAAAACTGGATGAACACCTGTACGTGCTCGAGCTGTGGCACGGCCCCACCTGCGCCTTCAAGGATATGGCCCTGCAAATACTGCCCCGGCTTTTGCCCCGGGCGGTAAAAAAGACGGGTGAAGATAGGGAAATTGCCATCCTGGTGGCCACCTCCGGCGATACGGGTAAGGCCGCCCTGGAAGGTTTCCGGGATGTGCCCGGTACCCGTATCATTGTCTTTTTTCCGGCCCGGGGGGTCAGTGAAGTACAGCGCCTGCAGATGATCACCCAGGAGGGCCGCAATGTCCACGTGGTGGCGGTGGAGGGCAACTTTGACCAGACCCAGAGCGGGGTGAAGGCAATTTTTACCGACCCCGCGGTAAATGCGGCCATTGACCGCCGGGGCTACCGCTTTTCTTCAGCCAATTCCATTAACTGGGGGCGACTGGTGCCCCAAATTGTTTATTATTTTTCAGCCTATGCGGATTTGCTGGCCAGAGGGGAGATCGCTTCCGGCGAAACCGTGAACTTCGTGGTGCCTACAGGTAACTTCGGCAATATCCTGGCCGCCTTTTATGCCCGGCGGATGGGGCTGCCGGTCAAACGGCTTATCTGTGCAGCCAACCGCAACAATGTGTTGACGGACTTTATCCGCACGGGCACCTACGACCGCACCAGGGAATTTTATCGCACCATCTCCCCTTCCATGGATATCCTCATTTCCAGCAACCTGGAGCGTCTGCTTTATGAGGTTACCGGTGGTGATGCCGCGCGGGTGCGGGAGTGGATGGGGGCGCTGCAAACTGCAGGGCGCTACCAGGTGGACGGTGAAACGCTGGAAAAGATCCAGGCCGTTTTCTGGTCCGATTTTGCCGGTGACCCGGCCACCATGGAGACCATCCGCAATACTTACCGGCAGTATGGTTACCTGATGGATACCCATACCGCCGTGGGCAAGTATGTTTATGACCGCTACGTCGAGGCTACCGGGGATACCGGTAAAACGGTAATTGCCTCCACGGCCAGTCCCTTTAAGTTCAATCAAAGCGTGGCCACGGCCATCCTGGGGGAAGAGGCGGTACGGGGAAAAGGGGAATTCGAGCTGCTCGAGACCCTGTCCCGGGCTACCGGGCTGCCCATACCCAAAGGGTTAAAGAACCTGGATAAAAAACCGGTGCGCCATACTTTGACCGTGGCACCGGAGGAAATGAAACGGGTGGTGCAGGAACTTTTAACCGGGCGCAACTAG
- a CDS encoding Spo0B domain-containing protein translates to MIQFMENLSSMIPYLLRGLYHETTSAAAALALALILNGYNLKDHWRKFLLITLVAGPASTLFFYFPQSLRIISLVIMYYLVLRFYFRLSPGRTVIAFFSLYFIFITGKLMFSVILTLGFGVTMDLYYEHPLINWLFPLSYNVPIIFLAYLACKRRWHLFSKSEEIKIPPGYALPFVIQTTLLTIIMVELLFSFTGQSPMLEETIISLFLLVSTLMSFVFIWQTLKTAAHEAALTAQEKLAEEMRREIGVLRGQRHDFINHVQIITALLSEGRKEELARYVKALKEGLLT, encoded by the coding sequence ATGATTCAGTTCATGGAAAATCTCAGTTCCATGATACCATACCTGCTGCGGGGACTTTATCATGAGACAACAAGCGCTGCTGCCGCCCTTGCCCTGGCCCTCATTCTGAACGGGTACAATTTAAAGGATCACTGGCGGAAATTCCTTTTAATTACACTGGTTGCAGGTCCGGCAAGCACTTTGTTTTTCTACTTCCCGCAGTCATTAAGGATCATTTCCCTGGTCATAATGTATTATCTAGTGCTTAGATTTTATTTCCGTTTATCCCCGGGAAGAACGGTCATTGCTTTTTTCAGCCTTTATTTCATCTTTATCACAGGCAAGCTGATGTTTTCCGTCATCCTGACCCTGGGTTTTGGAGTTACCATGGATCTCTACTACGAACATCCTTTGATAAACTGGCTTTTCCCCCTTTCTTACAACGTACCCATTATTTTTCTGGCATACCTGGCCTGTAAACGCCGATGGCATCTTTTTTCAAAGAGTGAAGAGATTAAAATCCCGCCCGGTTACGCCCTGCCGTTTGTCATTCAGACAACTTTACTGACCATTATCATGGTTGAGCTGTTGTTTTCATTCACCGGGCAGTCCCCGATGTTGGAGGAAACTATCATTTCCCTGTTCCTGCTCGTTTCTACTCTCATGTCCTTTGTTTTTATCTGGCAGACATTGAAGACGGCTGCCCATGAAGCTGCATTAACCGCCCAGGAGAAACTGGCCGAGGAGATGCGGCGGGAAATTGGTGTCCTTAGAGGCCAGCGCCACGACTTCATCAACCACGTCCAGATCATCACGGCCCTCCTTAGTGAGGGGCGGAAGGAAGAACTGGCAAGGTATGTGAAGGCATTAAAGGAGGGCCTCCTTACTTAA
- a CDS encoding sensor histidine kinase, with translation MAQYLLQHPVQPAQTSKHLLILGSFAGSIVLNVFIVARMVKVYEKEALLSAREAMSQSFVSLAGSIKVQNQDFNLYIEEISSLIHQERWEDLSSYLENICAKITFLNNVLKVDNAIIGALLKAKVSEADVKRIRLDIDISASLAGLDARAVDLARIIGNLVDNAFDAVLPLEESERIVSVKIHRSGPLLEVEVSNRGPAIDPGTLEKIFEPGYTTKREGHSGLGLHIVKTLAEKLMGTVRVFTDETNGTRFVVILPGA, from the coding sequence TTGGCGCAGTACCTTCTCCAGCATCCGGTCCAACCCGCTCAAACATCGAAACACCTGCTCATTCTTGGCTCCTTTGCCGGCAGCATAGTCCTCAACGTTTTCATCGTCGCCAGGATGGTCAAGGTTTACGAAAAAGAGGCCCTCCTTTCCGCTCGGGAAGCCATGTCCCAAAGCTTCGTCAGCCTCGCCGGCTCCATCAAGGTCCAAAACCAGGATTTTAATCTTTACATCGAGGAAATTTCCAGCTTAATCCATCAAGAACGGTGGGAAGACCTGTCAAGCTACCTCGAAAATATTTGTGCTAAAATAACCTTTTTAAACAACGTCCTCAAGGTGGACAACGCCATCATAGGCGCCCTGTTGAAGGCAAAGGTCTCCGAGGCGGATGTGAAGCGCATCAGGCTGGATATCGACATTTCCGCCTCCCTGGCCGGCCTGGATGCAAGGGCCGTGGATCTGGCCCGGATCATCGGCAACCTGGTGGATAACGCCTTTGACGCGGTCCTTCCTCTGGAGGAGTCCGAAAGAATTGTTTCGGTGAAAATACACCGGTCTGGGCCACTTTTGGAAGTGGAGGTAAGCAACCGGGGGCCGGCTATCGACCCGGGGACGCTGGAAAAAATTTTCGAGCCCGGTTACACCACCAAGAGAGAAGGGCACAGCGGCCTGGGCCTGCACATAGTCAAAACCCTGGCCGAAAAACTGATGGGCACGGTGCGGGTCTTCACGGACGAAACGAACGGAACGCGGTTTGTGGTGATTTTGCCGGGGGCGTAG
- a CDS encoding M24 family metallopeptidase: MSYPPLAELAARLERFQEVLRVQGMDGALLLQGADLVYFCGTTQSAHLYVPAQGRALFMIRRSRQRIDPALVPAEVVPLRRPEEIPGLLAARGLAVPEVLGMELDVLPVNLFRRYEKIFPGQIVDCSLQIRKLRAVKSAYEIALLKESAAMMDGVFARIPEMLREGMCELELAARVEAAARCAGHMGLIRVRGFNQEFFWGCLLAGPSGGVPSYFDSPLGGPGFTPAFPFGVGKHLIAPGDPVMVDYVGVINGYQVDMTRVFALGYLPEDLLKAHETAVSIQNALVAAARPGVTGGELYELALEMATGAGLAEHFMGCGDQVRFVGHGIGLELNELPVLARGVKEKLQAGMVVAIEPKFIFPGRGAVGIENTFVVGEQGLERLTTFPDEVVVV; encoded by the coding sequence ATGTCTTATCCTCCCTTAGCGGAACTGGCGGCCAGGCTGGAACGTTTTCAAGAGGTTTTGCGCGTCCAGGGCATGGACGGCGCCCTGCTCCTGCAGGGGGCGGATCTGGTTTATTTTTGCGGCACAACCCAGAGTGCCCACCTGTACGTCCCGGCCCAGGGGCGTGCCCTTTTCATGATCCGGCGGAGCAGGCAGCGCATTGATCCCGCCCTGGTGCCGGCGGAAGTGGTACCCCTGCGCAGGCCGGAAGAAATCCCCGGCCTTCTGGCCGCCCGTGGCCTGGCGGTACCTGAGGTGCTGGGCATGGAACTGGACGTGCTGCCGGTCAACCTGTTTCGCCGCTACGAAAAAATTTTTCCCGGCCAAATTGTGGACTGTTCGCTTCAGATCAGGAAATTGCGGGCTGTAAAATCGGCGTACGAGATCGCTCTTTTAAAAGAATCAGCTGCCATGATGGATGGCGTCTTCGCCCGGATTCCGGAAATGCTCCGGGAGGGAATGTGCGAGCTTGAGCTGGCCGCCCGGGTAGAGGCGGCGGCCCGCTGTGCCGGCCATATGGGGCTGATCCGGGTGCGGGGGTTCAACCAGGAGTTCTTCTGGGGCTGCCTCCTGGCCGGACCCAGCGGGGGGGTGCCCAGTTACTTTGACAGCCCCCTGGGCGGACCCGGTTTTACGCCGGCCTTTCCTTTTGGCGTGGGCAAACACCTCATTGCTCCCGGCGACCCGGTGATGGTTGACTATGTAGGGGTGATCAACGGCTACCAGGTGGATATGACCCGGGTTTTTGCCCTCGGGTACCTGCCCGAAGACCTGCTTAAAGCCCATGAGACGGCGGTAAGCATTCAGAACGCCCTGGTGGCGGCGGCCCGGCCGGGAGTAACCGGCGGGGAACTGTACGAGCTGGCTCTGGAGATGGCCACCGGGGCCGGTCTGGCGGAACACTTTATGGGCTGCGGCGACCAGGTGCGTTTTGTCGGGCACGGCATCGGCCTGGAATTAAACGAGCTGCCCGTGCTGGCCCGGGGGGTGAAGGAAAAGCTGCAGGCGGGTATGGTGGTGGCCATAGAACCGAAATTTATTTTCCCGGGCCGGGGGGCGGTAGGCATTGAAAATACCTTTGTGGTTGGGGAGCAGGGGTTGGAGAGGTTAACTACATTCCCGGATGAAGTGGTAGTTGTTTAG
- a CDS encoding Spo0B domain-containing protein, with the protein MSGLNSLFIHLILHLYHGLIVVGVALALSLILNGYDIKENWQKFVIATLVLGIAFELFYYFPQLLRIILLVITFLAFLKFYFGFSIARTFFISFTLYFIFLMGEVTFSIVLVFVLRIPMNVYYASPLIRLVFPFYNIPFVILAYFGHRRHWTIFRVSEQVKMPFQMVLPLLIQVTLLSFTLSELIVFAQPRPSTLVQEAVTVFTLLVSTLLSFFYIWRILRFAEREAVASAQEKLAEEMRREIDILRGQRHDFINHVQIIAALLSEGRKEELARYVKALKEGLT; encoded by the coding sequence ATGAGTGGACTTAACTCGCTGTTTATCCATCTTATTCTCCACCTCTATCACGGGCTGATCGTTGTTGGAGTTGCACTGGCTTTGAGTTTAATCCTTAATGGATACGATATTAAGGAAAACTGGCAGAAATTTGTTATTGCCACTCTTGTTTTAGGAATTGCATTTGAACTTTTTTATTATTTCCCTCAATTATTGCGAATTATCTTGCTGGTAATTACATTTTTAGCTTTTTTAAAATTTTACTTTGGCTTCAGTATCGCAAGGACTTTCTTTATTAGTTTTACCTTATATTTTATATTCTTGATGGGTGAAGTTACCTTTTCCATCGTTCTGGTCTTTGTTCTCAGAATTCCGATGAATGTTTACTACGCTTCTCCCCTGATTCGCCTGGTATTTCCTTTTTATAACATTCCTTTTGTCATTCTTGCTTACTTTGGCCACAGGCGACACTGGACTATTTTTCGCGTTAGTGAGCAGGTTAAAATGCCCTTTCAAATGGTCTTGCCTCTTCTCATCCAGGTTACTTTGCTTTCATTTACCTTATCTGAATTAATCGTATTTGCACAGCCACGCCCTTCTACGCTGGTACAGGAAGCCGTTACCGTATTCACCCTGCTTGTTTCAACGCTGCTCTCCTTTTTTTATATTTGGCGCATCCTTCGCTTTGCCGAGCGGGAGGCTGTTGCGTCCGCCCAGGAGAAACTGGCCGAAGAGATGCGCCGGGAAATTGATATCCTTAGAGGCCAGCGCCACGACTTTATCAACCACGTCCAGATCATCGCGGCCCTCCTTAGTGAGGGGCGGAAGGAAGAACTGGCAAGGTATGTGAAGGCATTAAAGGAGGGCCTTACTTAA